From Arachis hypogaea cultivar Tifrunner chromosome 3, arahy.Tifrunner.gnm2.J5K5, whole genome shotgun sequence:
aaataaaataattattagtttAAGAGATTAAAAAAAATGGTACGTAATTATATGGCGTCCGAAAAACATATTATCAACTATTTGAATCATCCTATTTATGTAAGTtggcaaattttaatttttttatgtatttaaaatttattttttatgtatttatattttttaatgtatgtATTTTGTAATGTgaatattattttgtgtattttataaagattttagtaatataataataatttttatgaaataaacgttaataataataataataataataatatgtagttttttaataatttattttttaacttttgctGTTGTGAATATatattcaagaataaaaaaatattttggactttttaacataaataaatattgtatattaataaagaaataatattataataaattaaatatgtaaaaggtataaaatatatttaatacataaatattaaaataaataaagaatttaaatttttaataagtaaataaatagataggttatgttaaatattttaataaataaaatattaaaataaatatgtgaatgtttattaaaatatttataaggattattatttaattaatgtaaCATATATCTTTGTTGATGCAGCCTAACAGGAATTTGTTGGTGCGTAAACTGGATCCGCCACAGACGTGGAATCCGATGGTGGAGAACTACTTACGCGCCACCGGATTCTACCACGTCTCTAGAATTTGAGTCATAAGAGGATTTCACCCCATGTTAGCTGCTCTGGTTGAAAGGTGGAGGCCTGAGACCCACACCTTTGTATTGCCGATCGATGAGGTTACAGTGACATTAGAGAATGTCGCTCATATATTCGGCCTACCCATTGACGGAGAGCCTGTCAGTGGATGGACAGATAGTAGTAGCGACTTCGTTCAAAGTCAGGGCATAGCGATATTCGGTCGTCAGCCATCAGTCAGTGATAATGCAAAGTCCTATATAAAGCTGGGTTGGGTTCGACGTATTAGAGACGCAGAGCTGTTGGACACTGAGGAATCCATCCGGCAATACTTCAGATGTCAGATCTTCTGTTTGTTAGGGTCGACTCTATTCACGGACAAGTCGACCGCATATGCCCATGCGAAATATCCACCATTGCTTCGCGATTTCGAGCGGATCCATACTTATAGTTGGGGGTCAGCATGTCTGGCACATCTTTACAGAACACTATGCCGTGCATCACGATATGATACAAAGGAGATGGATGGCCCTCTGAATCTGTTGTTTGTTTGGGCATGGGAGCGAATGCCGTGTCTTGCTCCCGTACCGAGACAAACGCTTCCACCGGCCGAGATACCAGTTGCCAGGAGGTAATAAGTCTTATTTTAGTTATATGTTATATTCATGATGCATGTTTAACATATGAtgagttatttaaatttttttaattaacaatgTTTCAGATGGAGTCATTCAGAACGGACCACAGCGTGGTCATCGAAGACCGTAGAGACATTCATGCATGATATAGACAACAAGCTTTTGCAAGTGAGGGACTTTGAATACCCTTAAGAAGTTACTGCCGATGTGTCTTATACAAAACATCCACCATGCTCTTGGAGGTTGCCAGTCGCCACCAGAACGATATACTGCTGCCCGTATTGACTCATGTTGGTCTGAGATCATACCCACGCCATCTTTTCTAACAACATACATTCGCAGATTCCTGAGAAAGAAGTGCCATGCATCAGTTGTCTCCCCTTCCACCAAGGCAAAGGCGATAGGCACAATGTTCTAGTTTCCATCTTGTGCAACAGCGACTAGAAGTGTACCTTTGTATTTTCCGTATAGGTGTATACCGTCAACCTGAACCAGGGGCTTGCAATGCCTAAATGCCCTAatgcatggattgaaactccaaAATACACGATGAAGTATTTTTACACCTTGCGCCTCCTCATTCCCGTTGTACAGTGGTCGTGTTTCTATTTGGACAACTGAACCAAGCATCTTCTGCACCATGACCGAgagccaccatggcaaggcttcGTAAGAATCCTCCCAACCACCGAAAACGTTGGCTATggacttctgctttgccaaccaagcctttcggTAACTGATGGTATAGTTGAACCTTGACTGGACTTCCGCAATTATAGATTTCACCTTGATGGACAGGTCCGTCTCGACCAATGGCCTTATAGCATCGGCAACTGTATCTGAGTCCAACTTGgaatgatcttgtgaaatcgttCCGATCGTGCACGTGTGCCTACCGTTGTATCTTCGTATCTCCCAACAACCTTTTTTCCGTATCAAGctagctcggataagccagtcACATCCACGCCCGTacatcttgcattttgcatagaacgtctgtggctcagactcatacacctcATAGTCAACTCCTCTAGCAATAGTGAAACTTCTAATCGCTGCGACGAACGACTTTCTAGAACTGTATTCCATTCCAATCCGGAACTCCCCATCCTCAGCATCGGCAACGCCTATgtcaacaaaattgaaaaatagtaaaaaaatttaaagttaaaaattaaaatacatatctttaataacattttaagaATATTCAGCTATATTAATTTTCAGCGGTTCGATTAGACCGGTTAACTGAGTTTGACCGATTTTCATCGGTTCATTTTCGATTTGACCGATTCATACCGGTTCGTTTCCTTATTCGGTTTAATTAACCTACCGGACCGGTTTAATGTTTGGTTCACCGGTTTTCGAATAGAACCGGCGGGTCCGGTCCGGTCTGGTCCGGTTATGACAACACTGTTTATTGTTCAATCAAACgtataaactaacaaaaacttaTTATTTAGTCACCACGTACCTATGTTTGTATATTCCGGAAACTCGGGGGCATGCATGGCCTCGAGATCCAACTCACGTATAAAAGGTGGAACGTCCATCGGTTGACTGCTCGGCGGACGAACCACTACATTCTCTGCTGCTACCTCAACTACCACATCACCATCCTCATCTTCGTCGCCGGCCTCATAAGTGGCTTCGAAATCCTCTTCGCTGTCACTATTCATTCCTTCGTACACTGCAC
This genomic window contains:
- the LOC112778861 gene encoding serine/threonine-protein phosphatase 7 long form homolog, which gives rise to MLAALVERWRPETHTFVLPIDEVTVTLENVAHIFGLPIDGEPVSGWTDSSSDFVQSQGIAIFGRQPSVSDNAKSYIKLGWVRRIRDAELLDTEESIRQYFRCQIFCLLGSTLFTDKSTAYAHAKYPPLLRDFERIHTYSWGSACLAHLYRTLCRASRYDTKEMDGPLNLLFVWAWERMPCLAPVPRQTLPPAEIPVARRWSHSERTTAWSSKTVETFMHDIDNKLLQSPPERYTAARIDSCWSEIIPTPSFLTTYIRRFLRKKCHASVVSPSTKAKAIGTMF